A region of Salinibacter sp. 10B DNA encodes the following proteins:
- a CDS encoding glucose 1-dehydrogenase, protein MDFALDDRVALVTGGSKGIGYGCAEALAEEGCAVSICARHEEELDAAAEELRQHDVEVLPVVADLTDDEDIGRLVDETIETFGHIDILVNNAGTVGAPGGLDDNTTQEWRELFELNLFAVVTLTRMVVPYMREEKWGRIINISSENGEQPYPDMMAYSASKGALNNFGKALSKEVADDGILVNTVSPAFIETPLVNDMMTQMADEQGVSVDTVVRQFLEEERPHIELGRPGTIEEVGRLVVFLASEHASFVTGSNYRVDGGSVAAL, encoded by the coding sequence ATGGATTTCGCTCTTGACGATCGAGTGGCACTTGTAACCGGCGGCAGCAAAGGCATTGGCTACGGGTGTGCCGAAGCGCTGGCCGAGGAAGGCTGTGCGGTGAGCATCTGCGCGCGGCACGAAGAGGAACTAGACGCCGCTGCGGAGGAGCTGCGGCAGCACGACGTCGAAGTGCTTCCCGTCGTGGCCGACCTGACCGACGACGAAGACATTGGCCGGCTCGTCGACGAGACGATTGAGACCTTCGGCCATATTGATATTCTCGTCAACAACGCCGGTACCGTGGGAGCGCCCGGTGGGCTCGACGACAACACCACGCAAGAGTGGCGCGAGCTCTTTGAGTTGAACCTTTTCGCCGTGGTTACACTCACCCGTATGGTGGTGCCGTACATGCGCGAAGAGAAGTGGGGGCGCATTATCAACATTTCGTCGGAGAATGGCGAGCAGCCCTATCCCGACATGATGGCCTACAGCGCCTCAAAGGGGGCCCTCAACAACTTTGGCAAGGCGCTCTCGAAAGAAGTCGCCGACGACGGGATTCTCGTGAACACCGTGAGTCCGGCGTTTATCGAAACCCCGCTGGTCAACGACATGATGACGCAGATGGCTGACGAGCAGGGGGTTTCTGTGGACACGGTCGTCCGTCAGTTTCTGGAGGAGGAGCGGCCCCACATTGAGCTTGGGCGGCCGGGCACCATCGAAGAGGTGGGGCGCCTCGTGGTGTTTCTGGCGTCGGAGCACGCGTCCTTCGTCACCGGTTCGAACTACCGAGTGGATGGGGGCTCGGTTGCAGCCCTGTAG
- a CDS encoding phosphatase PAP2 family protein — protein MGQNALDIAEAPFELSTSQTLLTLGSTGLVLSAVSTLDRPVYDQLHAQPGRSAALTGPLAAPGRWYDRADPDRVIMGTAGLLAASGLVLRRRAWTRTSVRLVEAIVYTKLVTGLAKSVLNRSRPFATPHPFAATPGAFDSDHEQLSMPSGHTARAFAAASVLAHQAGRWYVSVPAYGIATSVALERVRSGDHWMTDVMVGGALGYLIGRSVSSSSGPDEVTYAPILGTKRVGLSVRF, from the coding sequence ATGGGCCAAAACGCCCTCGACATTGCGGAGGCCCCATTCGAGCTCTCCACCTCCCAGACTCTCCTTACACTAGGGAGCACGGGCCTGGTATTGAGTGCGGTCTCCACCCTCGACCGGCCCGTCTACGACCAGCTCCACGCCCAGCCCGGGCGTTCCGCCGCCCTGACCGGCCCCCTCGCTGCCCCGGGGCGCTGGTATGATCGTGCCGACCCCGACCGCGTCATCATGGGCACCGCTGGTCTTCTGGCCGCCAGTGGCCTCGTCCTACGCCGCCGAGCCTGGACGCGCACGTCCGTTCGTCTTGTCGAGGCCATCGTGTACACGAAACTGGTCACCGGCCTCGCGAAAAGTGTACTGAACCGCTCTCGTCCCTTTGCAACACCGCATCCATTCGCAGCCACCCCTGGGGCATTCGACAGTGATCACGAACAGCTCTCCATGCCGTCCGGGCACACCGCCCGCGCCTTCGCTGCCGCCTCAGTTTTGGCTCATCAGGCCGGCCGGTGGTACGTATCGGTGCCCGCATACGGCATCGCCACCTCCGTAGCCCTGGAACGGGTCCGCAGTGGCGACCACTGGATGACGGACGTGATGGTGGGGGGCGCACTCGGCTACCTCATCGGCCGCTCCGTCTCTTCCTCTTCCGGTCCCGATGAGGTCACGTACGCCCCGATCCTCGGAACCAAGCGCGTGGGGCTCTCGGTCCGCTTCTAA
- a CDS encoding IS256 family transposase translates to MATFEITIDDEKIQELLHGDRGMAALLEPILNQILQAEMTDHLGAGPEERTNDRQGYRNGSYQRQLTTRVGRIELEVPRDREGEFQTALFQRYQRSEKALVLALMQMVVQGVSTRRVKEITTELCGREFSKSTVSRLTGELDEQVEAWSSRSLEEQSYPFLVLDAMHLKVRRRGARPSRWPRSTTVMLAVGINEAGQREILGLETAFGETNEGWSRFIGQLKRRGLSGVEVATSDAHEGLVQALREAFPGLIWQRCQAHFRRNVIDQTPSDYRDRMHQILDQLLEASSQSDMQRRFEEVSGEIEEKAPAALEVLTSGLFDATAVLALPGKYRRRLRTTNMLERFIEEIRRREKVIRIFPNIDSVERLVGALCAETHEEWSTGRRYLTMDAFFEWRELHQTQDPKAEETTETVPVAV, encoded by the coding sequence ATGGCCACCTTTGAGATTACGATCGATGACGAGAAGATCCAAGAGTTGCTCCACGGGGACCGAGGCATGGCCGCCTTGTTGGAGCCGATCCTGAACCAGATTCTCCAAGCCGAGATGACTGATCACCTTGGTGCTGGCCCCGAAGAACGGACCAACGATCGGCAGGGCTACCGCAACGGAAGCTACCAGCGCCAGCTGACGACGCGTGTCGGCAGGATTGAGTTGGAGGTGCCCCGAGACCGAGAAGGGGAGTTTCAGACGGCGCTTTTCCAGCGATATCAGCGTTCGGAGAAGGCCCTGGTTCTGGCTCTGATGCAGATGGTCGTGCAGGGCGTCTCCACTCGCCGCGTGAAGGAGATCACCACCGAGCTTTGCGGGCGAGAGTTCAGTAAGTCGACAGTTTCTCGGCTCACCGGCGAGCTAGACGAGCAGGTCGAGGCCTGGTCGTCTCGCTCTCTGGAGGAGCAGAGCTACCCGTTTCTGGTGCTGGACGCAATGCACCTGAAGGTTCGGCGTCGAGGAGCCAGGCCATCTAGATGGCCACGATCAACGACCGTAATGCTGGCGGTAGGCATCAACGAGGCGGGTCAGCGGGAGATTCTCGGCCTTGAGACGGCCTTCGGAGAGACAAACGAGGGATGGTCCCGGTTCATTGGGCAGCTCAAGCGCCGAGGCCTCTCCGGCGTTGAGGTCGCCACTAGCGACGCCCACGAGGGACTTGTCCAAGCGCTCCGCGAAGCCTTCCCTGGTCTTATCTGGCAGCGGTGCCAGGCGCACTTCCGGAGGAACGTGATTGACCAGACGCCTTCCGACTACCGGGATCGAATGCACCAGATCCTGGACCAGCTTCTGGAGGCCTCTTCCCAAAGCGACATGCAGCGACGGTTTGAGGAAGTCTCCGGAGAGATCGAGGAGAAAGCGCCGGCTGCGCTTGAGGTGCTTACGAGCGGCCTCTTCGACGCCACTGCGGTGCTGGCCCTACCCGGAAAGTATCGACGCCGTCTTCGGACAACGAACATGCTGGAGCGCTTTATCGAGGAGATCCGCAGGCGGGAAAAGGTCATCCGAATCTTTCCGAATATCGACTCTGTCGAGAGGCTCGTTGGCGCATTATGTGCTGAAACTCACGAAGAGTGGTCGACGGGTCGGCGGTACCTGACCATGGACGCGTTCTTCGAGTGGAGGGAGCTACACCAGACCCAAGATCCGAAGGCTGAAGAGACTACTGAGACCGTCCCTGTGGCGGTTTAA
- a CDS encoding protein phosphatase 2C domain-containing protein, with translation MSEPSTVHRIHAVPRAGGEAGDYEDAVTLQVDEWPVCAAVADGATESVFARQWAKTLVDILVDTNATRAEDFPAVVAEGQRQWQTSIGEREDERPWYVTAKAAEGAYATLLGVSVHSDGTWRAVSVGDCCLFHVHGEQVRQTWPLDHPEAFTNRPALLSSQQGASMPSPRTASGSWTAGGALFLATDAVAAWLLRRRASGKSIAEMVQWDSDTFRDCVAAARERGTLRNDDSTLLVLDLPSSPKKNGPSPE, from the coding sequence ATGTCGGAGCCCTCGACTGTTCATCGCATCCACGCGGTGCCCCGTGCAGGAGGAGAGGCGGGTGACTACGAGGATGCGGTTACCCTTCAGGTTGACGAGTGGCCGGTCTGTGCCGCCGTGGCCGACGGGGCAACGGAGTCGGTCTTTGCTCGACAGTGGGCGAAAACGCTCGTCGACATTCTCGTGGACACGAATGCGACTCGGGCAGAGGATTTCCCCGCTGTGGTTGCGGAGGGCCAACGCCAGTGGCAGACGTCCATCGGAGAGAGGGAGGACGAACGTCCGTGGTACGTGACAGCAAAGGCAGCGGAGGGCGCGTACGCGACTTTACTGGGTGTGTCGGTACATTCGGATGGGACGTGGCGGGCCGTGTCGGTGGGGGACTGCTGTCTGTTTCACGTACACGGGGAGCAGGTGCGCCAGACTTGGCCCTTGGACCATCCGGAGGCCTTCACCAATCGTCCAGCACTGCTTTCGAGCCAGCAAGGTGCGTCTATGCCGTCGCCTCGTACGGCGTCCGGCTCCTGGACGGCGGGCGGCGCGCTCTTCCTGGCGACGGACGCCGTAGCGGCGTGGCTCTTGCGGCGTCGGGCGTCGGGAAAATCGATTGCCGAGATGGTACAGTGGGATTCGGACACCTTTCGGGACTGTGTTGCGGCAGCTCGAGAGCGGGGCACGTTGCGCAACGACGATTCCACACTCCTTGTGCTGGACCTACCCTCTTCACCCAAAAAGAACGGCCCTTCCCCTGAATAG
- a CDS encoding IS110 family transposase — protein MTAPDRSSSSDSVPPTAHHVGIDVSKASLEIALIGSEEDVFASKTVSNTKDGFDEFLSWIETQADVRLEESPEQIHVCLEASGDYQRPAARFLYERGLTVSIVNPLRTSAYAESQLNRSKTDKVDARLLARFCQREEPSLWEPTPSEQKSLKEMTRGLEQLKKEHDRLKNQIRQSENPTVTGSLESVLESINEQIDRLEDQIDEHVESTDTLARNRDLLETIPGVGSTTAALVLAELGDHERFECARQAAAYAGLTPSHHESGSSVHRKPRLSKVGSSRLRRALYFPAIAALRCNAAVEALGDRLAERGKEKMVIIGAAMRKLLHICYGVLKNQSSFDPSLHPGT, from the coding sequence ATGACCGCTCCTGATCGTTCGAGTTCGTCTGATTCCGTTCCTCCGACGGCACATCACGTGGGCATTGACGTGAGCAAGGCGTCCCTTGAAATCGCCCTGATTGGATCTGAGGAGGACGTCTTTGCTTCCAAAACTGTGTCGAACACCAAAGACGGATTCGATGAGTTCCTCAGCTGGATCGAGACACAGGCCGATGTCCGGCTGGAGGAAAGTCCGGAGCAGATTCACGTCTGCCTCGAAGCCTCCGGCGACTACCAGCGCCCGGCTGCACGCTTTTTGTACGAGCGCGGGTTGACCGTCTCGATCGTCAACCCACTACGCACAAGCGCCTACGCTGAGAGCCAGCTCAACCGGTCGAAAACCGACAAGGTGGACGCTCGTCTCCTCGCGCGCTTTTGCCAGCGTGAGGAACCAAGTCTATGGGAACCAACACCTTCGGAGCAAAAAAGCTTGAAGGAGATGACCCGCGGTCTTGAGCAACTCAAAAAAGAGCACGACCGTCTGAAAAACCAGATCCGCCAGTCGGAAAACCCGACGGTTACCGGCTCGCTTGAGTCGGTGCTCGAAAGCATAAACGAGCAGATCGACCGGCTTGAAGATCAGATCGACGAGCACGTCGAGAGCACCGATACCCTCGCCCGCAACCGAGACTTGCTGGAAACGATCCCGGGGGTTGGATCGACAACCGCTGCGCTCGTGCTTGCGGAGCTCGGGGATCACGAGCGCTTTGAGTGCGCCCGCCAGGCGGCTGCATATGCCGGCCTGACGCCCTCGCATCACGAATCGGGCAGCTCGGTTCATCGAAAACCTCGGCTTTCAAAAGTTGGGAGTTCTCGGCTCCGAAGAGCACTGTACTTCCCAGCAATTGCAGCCCTTCGGTGCAACGCCGCCGTCGAAGCGCTCGGAGACCGGCTCGCCGAGCGGGGGAAAGAAAAGATGGTGATCATCGGTGCTGCGATGCGGAAGCTCCTCCACATTTGCTACGGCGTGCTGAAGAACCAGTCCTCGTTCGACCCGTCGCTTCACCCTGGAACTTGA
- a CDS encoding aldo/keto reductase, which produces MKLRTLGESDLTVSALGLGCMGMSEFYGTPDENRAIKTLQRAIDRGITFFDTADMYGPFTNEKLVGRVLGPHRHEVTIATKFGIVRDENGNHHGLNGRPSYVKKACNRSLQRLDTDHIDLYYLHRVDPEVPIEHTVGAMGRLVEAGKVRFLGLSEAAADTIRRANEEHSITALQTEYSLWTRQVEGEIFDTCRDLGISLVPYSPLGRGFLTGRFQSPDDLPEDDWRRHNPRFQGENFQKNLNLVEEVKRLAEEKTVTPAQLALAWVLHQGEDVVPIPGTTNPEHLDENIGALNVSLTDNELDRLDEIAPEGVAAGDRYPDMSSVNR; this is translated from the coding sequence GTGAAACTGCGCACCCTTGGAGAGAGCGATCTCACCGTTTCGGCTCTTGGGCTCGGCTGCATGGGCATGTCCGAGTTTTATGGCACGCCGGACGAAAACCGGGCCATCAAGACGCTTCAGCGGGCCATCGACCGCGGCATCACGTTCTTCGACACCGCCGATATGTACGGCCCGTTTACGAACGAGAAGCTCGTGGGGCGTGTCCTTGGCCCACACCGCCACGAGGTGACGATTGCCACGAAGTTCGGCATTGTGCGCGACGAGAATGGCAATCATCATGGCCTCAATGGGCGGCCGAGCTATGTCAAGAAGGCCTGCAACCGGTCTCTTCAGCGCCTCGACACCGATCACATTGACCTTTATTACCTGCATCGCGTGGACCCGGAGGTCCCCATCGAACACACGGTGGGAGCGATGGGCCGACTCGTGGAGGCAGGGAAAGTCCGTTTCCTTGGACTTTCGGAGGCCGCGGCCGACACGATTCGCCGCGCCAATGAGGAGCATTCCATCACGGCCCTCCAAACGGAGTACTCCCTGTGGACCCGGCAGGTGGAAGGCGAGATTTTTGACACGTGTCGCGACCTTGGGATCAGCCTCGTGCCGTACAGTCCGCTCGGGCGCGGCTTCCTCACGGGCCGGTTTCAGTCTCCCGACGACCTACCCGAGGACGATTGGCGTCGCCACAATCCTCGATTCCAGGGGGAGAACTTCCAGAAGAACTTGAACCTGGTCGAGGAGGTGAAGCGACTGGCCGAAGAGAAAACGGTGACGCCAGCTCAACTGGCCCTGGCCTGGGTGCTGCATCAGGGCGAGGACGTGGTCCCGATTCCTGGAACGACGAATCCGGAGCATCTGGACGAGAACATTGGGGCCCTCAACGTGAGCCTAACGGACAATGAACTCGACCGGCTTGATGAGATTGCCCCCGAAGGCGTGGCGGCGGGCGATCGCTATCCAGACATGAGCTCGGTGAACCGGTAG
- a CDS encoding SUMF1/EgtB/PvdO family nonheme iron enzyme produces the protein MHFQRVGLVVLGVLFLFGCGEEGNGQPESYQMPTPTEENLEWFREWTRKSLVFVEGGTFMMGDVGMPDSLGGGAWTSSADTEPAHKVTLSSYSIQKYEVTYWEYDLFTNATGRDTVKKKALGHRERSGRYPVSVPIWENARAYCEWAGKQIGVEMDLPTEAQWEYAARSRGKNVAVATNDGMPRPGENMIERMDVQPIGTYPPNPLGLHNMSDNVREWTRDWYDENYYEVSPRKNPTGPDREKNESCGGGQVLWIRLSGRAYITACRGNPRT, from the coding sequence ATGCATTTTCAAAGAGTGGGCCTAGTGGTCCTGGGCGTGCTTTTCCTTTTCGGGTGTGGCGAGGAGGGAAATGGGCAGCCCGAGAGCTATCAGATGCCGACGCCGACGGAGGAGAATCTAGAGTGGTTCCGCGAATGGACGCGAAAGAGTCTGGTATTCGTCGAGGGCGGGACGTTCATGATGGGAGACGTGGGGATGCCCGATTCCCTGGGCGGAGGGGCGTGGACGTCGAGCGCCGACACGGAGCCAGCTCACAAGGTTACGTTGAGCAGCTACTCGATCCAGAAGTACGAGGTCACCTACTGGGAGTACGACCTGTTCACGAACGCGACGGGACGCGACACAGTGAAGAAGAAAGCGCTCGGACACAGAGAGCGATCAGGTCGGTATCCGGTCTCGGTGCCGATATGGGAAAATGCGCGGGCATACTGCGAATGGGCAGGCAAGCAGATCGGGGTGGAAATGGATTTGCCGACGGAGGCACAGTGGGAATACGCCGCACGGAGCCGTGGCAAGAATGTGGCGGTGGCAACCAACGACGGGATGCCTCGGCCCGGAGAAAATATGATCGAACGCATGGACGTGCAGCCGATCGGGACGTATCCGCCGAATCCGTTGGGACTGCACAACATGAGCGACAACGTACGGGAGTGGACCCGAGACTGGTACGACGAGAACTACTACGAGGTGTCGCCCCGGAAAAATCCTACGGGACCAGATAGGGAAAAAAACGAGTCATGCGGGGGGGGGCAAGTCCTATGGATACGCCTCAGTGGACGCGCCTATATAACCGCATGCCGAGGAAATCCGAGGACATGA
- a CDS encoding mechanosensitive ion channel family protein yields MEQWWTLAVEYVTGPQAANLLRAAVKITIGLVLGRVAGNALARTFGGDDAQRTMILRRLTFYSIAGLFIASALMELGFDLSVLLGAAGILTVALGFASQTSASNVISGLFLLGERPFSVGDVIRVNGTTGEVLSVDLLSVKLRTFDNLFVRIPNETMIKSEVTNLRRFPIRRVDLQVGVAYKEDLRKVRDVLMEVADRNPLCLEEPTPLIIFQGYGESSINHQFSVWAQTDNFLEVRNSIPMEIKEAFDEHNIEIPFPHRTLYTGAETDPFPVRMVGEAGTSEHE; encoded by the coding sequence ATTGAGCAGTGGTGGACCCTTGCCGTCGAATATGTCACTGGCCCGCAGGCTGCGAACCTCCTGCGGGCCGCCGTCAAAATCACGATTGGGCTCGTACTGGGGCGCGTGGCCGGAAACGCACTGGCACGTACCTTTGGGGGCGACGATGCACAGCGAACGATGATCCTCCGCCGGCTCACCTTCTACAGTATCGCCGGGTTGTTCATCGCCTCCGCGCTCATGGAGCTTGGGTTTGACCTCAGCGTGCTGCTCGGGGCCGCCGGAATCTTGACGGTCGCCCTTGGCTTCGCGTCTCAGACCTCCGCGTCCAACGTCATCAGCGGGCTGTTTCTTCTCGGAGAACGCCCTTTTTCTGTCGGCGATGTCATTCGGGTGAACGGCACCACCGGCGAGGTGCTGTCCGTGGACCTCCTCTCCGTCAAGCTTCGCACCTTTGATAACCTCTTTGTCCGCATTCCAAATGAGACGATGATCAAATCGGAGGTGACGAACCTGCGGCGCTTTCCCATTCGGCGGGTGGATCTCCAGGTCGGGGTAGCGTACAAAGAAGACCTACGCAAGGTGCGGGATGTACTCATGGAGGTGGCCGACCGTAATCCGTTGTGTCTGGAGGAACCGACCCCTCTGATCATTTTCCAGGGGTATGGCGAGTCGTCCATTAACCATCAGTTTTCTGTCTGGGCACAGACGGACAACTTTTTGGAGGTGCGCAACAGCATCCCAATGGAGATCAAGGAGGCCTTTGATGAGCACAACATCGAAATTCCGTTTCCGCACCGAACGCTTTACACGGGAGCGGAGACCGATCCCTTTCCTGTTCGAATGGTAGGGGAAGCCGGCACCTCTGAGCACGAGTAG